Genomic DNA from Acidisoma sp. PAMC 29798:
TCGCGATCGGTCTGCCCACGCCCCGCGCGCAACCGCCCGCGGCCGCCATGATCGTCGCCACCAGCGATGCGTCGCAAAGCCCACTCGGCACCGCCCGACTGAGTGCCGATACGCTCACGGTCTCCTTAAAAGACGCGGGGGGCACAGTGGTCCCGCTCCCGCAGGCCAGCGCCGCCCATGACCAGCATGACGGCATCGACGCCTCGGCCTGGACCATCGACCGCACGATGCCGGTGGATGGCGCGCCCAAGACCTTGACCCTCGATCAGGTGGTCACTCTGTCCGGCGGGCGAGTGCCGATGGGGCTGAACCCGCGCCAGCATCCCGGCCCCTTCGACGCCGATTGGTCGGTCCATCGCACGACGCGTGTCTGGGCCGCCGAGGGCATGCTGCTGGATGCGACGGAGGAGTCCACAACCCTCGTCGCCGTCTCCGGCAGCGGCCTCGAAACGCCACGCACCCTTACGACCACAGTCGGTATCGGAACGCCCCTGGCCCCGCGCTGGCAGGTCACCGGTGCCTATGTCGATCAGGCTGTGGCCGAACTGAACCGGGTCGCGGCGGCCCGCACGGAACGGCTGCTCTGGGCTGTCCAGCTGCCCATCGCCCTCGGCCTCGTCGCTTTCCTCCTGGTCGTGGCGGCCTGCCGCAGAGTGCGGCGGCTGAGCCGCGCGCCTGCACCCGTCACTCGCACACCCATGCCGCATGCCGGCCACCGCGCCGGCACATCCATCTAAACTGGAGCCCCCATGTCTCGCATCCTTCCGACACGCCCCCTCTTCACCCTGGCCGCCCTTCTGGCCGTCGCGCCCGGCGCCTATGCCGCAGCCAATGACGGCACCATGGCCCCCGTGAAGGGCGGCGCCTCCCAGGTCCATATCACCCTCACCGGCGATAATGGCGGCACCTGCATCGTCCATCAGACGGTGGCGAAGGCCGGTCCGGTCACCTTCATCGTGACCAACAAGACCGCCACGGCGATCAATGAGGTCGAGCTGCTGAGCGGGAACCGCATCGTCGGCGAGAAGGAGAATCTCGCCCCCGGCCTGCCCACCACCAGCCTCACCCTGACCCTCGGCGGCGGCGCGTATCAAATCTACTGCCCGGGCGCGACGAAGGAATTGCAGGCCTTCACCGTTACCGGCCAGGCTGCGCCGCAAGCGACCGGCAGCACCGCCGCGCTTCTCACGGCCGGCACCCAGGGCTACGCCGCCTATGTGAATAGCGTCACCGATGCGATGCTCACGGCGACGAACCGGCTGAAGGCCGATATCGACGCGGGGGACCTCGCCAAGGCCCGCGCCGAATATCCGCTGGCGCGTCCCTTCTATGAGCGCATCGAAGCTGACGTGGATGGCTTCGTGATGCCGGGCT
This window encodes:
- the efeO gene encoding iron uptake system protein EfeO: MSRILPTRPLFTLAALLAVAPGAYAAANDGTMAPVKGGASQVHITLTGDNGGTCIVHQTVAKAGPVTFIVTNKTATAINEVELLSGNRIVGEKENLAPGLPTTSLTLTLGGGAYQIYCPGATKELQAFTVTGQAAPQATGSTAALLTAGTQGYAAYVNSVTDAMLTATNRLKADIDAGDLAKARAEYPLARPFYERIEADVDGFVMPGFKATDNAGNLDYLVDMRQSALDPKVGWHGQHAIERDLFQNGKITDQTKQLAAELQKNVELLDKVVRTLTYKPEDLANGAADLLEEVQSTKITGEEEAFSHFDLIDFAGNVEGAEQAFAYLAPGMTKIDPDLTARVNAEFAKVDAMLDTYRDPSVPGGFKMYTAELKASDGAKLSKAIQALQEPLSKVGAKVATVS